attTGAGACCcaacgttggttggagaggggaatgaaacattccttataaagggtgtagaaacttctctcaAGTAGACGTGTTTTTATAAACCGTGACGCTaatgatgatacgtaacaggtcaaagtggacaaatctaccaaattttaaaaattacattttttataatttaattattcttgtttaattataatttaattattttttttttaaaaattgagacttgaatttgaaaaaaaatggtgaaattGTGAATTTCATCCTCTAATATGTTTTCCTTGGccaaaattgataaaatttaaatcaaattgcTCTCTTTAGAAGTTTTGTGAAGAAAGTGTGAAATATCGAGGTGTGTTATGGCTGGAGGTTAGGTGACATTATTCAAGGTATTGTTCATGTAATGTTCGCTGTCTTGTTCATGCATTGTTCACGGtatttttcatgtttgatTTAATCAAACCGATTTTCGTACTCTTTGCCTGATTTGACCTATTTTGAtccaattttctatttatttataatggtACCAATATTATaccaatattcttttttaatataggaCCTCTCCAAGAAGTTTCTAGAAATTTGGAGTcgaaaatcgaaaccctaaataCACTTGGACACGTGCTTTTATTCGTTGAGTTACGCTAAAGTTAGCAAGAGTTTGCTATTATCAATATAGTGTTGATGTTgtgacatatttaaaaatatattttaatatataataatgtgttttaaaaatacatttaaaatgCGGATCGCccatttaaaatacatttaaaaatatacattttttcaattctaatcTTGAGCGGTGAATGGATCGCCCATTTTAGTAGAATACtccttcatttttaattacaaagaaCTTGCTTTAATAATTTGCATGTACTAGCTAAGACCTTATGTCTATCTAGTGGAGATCTTATTTACGTTGGTACCAGGTAGAGCTCTAGTAAACGACAAGTCTTGAGATCTTACAAATTGGGAACATGTCAATTCGAACCATACTCTATTACTCATACCTAAGAACATTACCATCACATACAAAGTTCAAGATAAGATCTTCAATTTACAATCGAGGTTCCTCGTAGTCTCAAGGAAAATGCATGCAAGGCCAGAAGAACAGCCTTCAACTTCTCTCGAACTTTGTCGTCGATCAAGTCGCCATGGCTATCAAACTTGGGTGGCGGCTGATATGCATTCAAGAAAAACTCGGgcttgtttatgaaatgaaggTCAAGAAACACCCCAATTTGGCGAAGATGGTACTGTGATCTTGCTCCGCCTAAGCTCCCACTTGAGCTCACGATTGCTGCTGCTTTGTTTCCCCATACATTTGGTGGCCTTGATGCCCAGTCTAGTGCATTCTTCAGTGGTGCTATCAACATCACAACAACTAAATCAAACTgacatgaaatgaaaaagtatTTAGTCATTATCGAATCAAACTGACATGAGATTCATATTTTCCATTCGATTTAGAATACGACAAAAATTTTACTAGTTTAATAAATGGGAATCTCGAGCTTATATTACTTTGTTTTCCCATCCGTATGAAAGAactaaaagttcaaaaactaTGCTGATCGAGAATATTAGTTAGAAggatgaatgaaaattgatgtgTATAAACTCGATTCGTTTAAACTTAACCCAAACTCACCCTCGTGCTGTTTTAGTGCACTCCGTTCAATACGTGAAACATATTAGCTATTTGCTTTCAAGGTGGGCAGCATGATCGAAGGAGACAATTACTCATTCTAAAAAccaatattattaaatgaaagtgagaatatttgctaaaactacCCAATCTAAGTGgttgaaagttctctatttataatcatttacagaatTAAATAGGTTacaaatgaaatggaaatagcaaatgaaatggaaa
This genomic window from Cucurbita pepo subsp. pepo cultivar mu-cu-16 chromosome LG01, ASM280686v2, whole genome shotgun sequence contains:
- the LOC111789237 gene encoding NAD(P)H:quinone oxidoreductase-like, with amino-acid sequence MALSMMVGAQPAVKVVALCGSLRKSSTNRGLIRAATEIAKDSIDGLEIEYVDISPLPMLNTDLEVDGTYPPAVEAFRRKILEAESVLFASPEYNYSVTAPLKNALDWASRPPNVWGNKAAAIVSSSGSLGGARSQYHLRQIGVFLDLHFINKPEFFLNAYQPPPKFDSHGDLIDDKVREKLKAVLLALHAFSLRLRGTSIVN